One Cucurbita pepo subsp. pepo cultivar mu-cu-16 chromosome LG09, ASM280686v2, whole genome shotgun sequence DNA window includes the following coding sequences:
- the LOC111801492 gene encoding protein ZINC INDUCED FACILITATOR-LIKE 1 → MADESRERFLKDEHCYYEDCPGCKMERHNRLHRGFPFRHLLLISLIVLVTGLPISSLFPFLYFMVRDFNIAEKVEDIGYYSGFIGASFMIGRLLTSVFWGIVADRYGRKPVILFGIISLIIFNTLFGLSLNYWMAVITRFLLGSLNGILGPIKAYAIESVGVEYQAIAISSISTTWGVSLILGPAIGGYLAQPAEKFPSIFSSEGLFGRFPYFLPCLCTSVLAVATGIISLWLPESLHSHDENVPSPSRTYEALEDQPGDCDGKEATQTDEQNEMPSKSSLFKNWELMSAIVVYCMFSLHDMAYVEIFSLWAVSSRQLGGLNFTSGDVGEVLTITGFSVFVFQSSLYPSVERIFGPIMVSRICGILSIPLLAMYPFLSLLSGPVLHIVATLASALKNLLSVSIITGMFIIQNRAVGQRQRGAANGIAMTAVSVFKAIGPAAGGAILSWSQKRQNASFLPGSHMIFFILNVIEALGALLTFKPFLVQHQT, encoded by the exons ATGGCGGACGAAAGTcgggagagatttttgaaggaCGAGCATTGCTACTACGAGGATTGTCCTGGATGTAAGATGGAACGGCATAATCGGCTGCACCGGGGCTTTCCTTTCCGCCATCTTCTTTTGATTTCGCTTATCGTTCTAGTCACTG GATTGCCGATATCAAGTCTTTTCCCATTCCTGTATTTCATG GTTCGGGATTTTAACATTGCAGAAAAAGTAGAAGATATTGGTTACTATTCTGGTTTTATCG GAGCTTCTTTCATGATTGGCAGACTGTTAACGTCTGTTTTCTGGGGAATCGTGGCTGATCGCTATGGTCGAAAACCTGTTATTCTTTTTGGAATTATTTCACT GATTATATTCAACACCCTATTTGGCCTCAGTTTAAATTACTGGATGGCTGTTATCACCAGGTTTCTTCTTGGAAGCTTAAATGGCATACTTGGACCAATAAAG GCATATGCAATTGAAAGTGTTGGTGTAGAATATCAAGCTATAGCTATATCATCT ATTAGTACGACATGGGGAGTTTCATTGATATTAGGCCCGGCTATAGGAGGGTATCTTGCACAG CCAGCAGAGAAATTTCCTAGCATTTTCTCCAGTGAGGGTCTTTTTGGGAG ATTTCCTTACTTCCTGCCCTGTCTTTGTACGTCAGTCCTTGCTGTAGCTACAGGAATAATCTCTCTCTGGCTTCCG GAATCGCTACACAGTCACGATGAGAATGTTCCATCACCTTCTAGAACATATGAAGCTCTGGAAGATCAACCTGGTGATTGTGACGGAAAGGAAGCAACCCAAACAGacgaacaaaatgaaatgccTTCTAAGTCGAGTCTCTTCAAGAATTGGGAGTTAATGTCAGCAATCGTTGTTTATTGCATGTTCTCACTTCATGATATGGCGTATGTAGAG ATATTTTCACTCTGGGCTGTCAGTTCTCGTCAGCTTGGTGGTTTGAACTTTACATCTGGGGATGTCGGAGAAGTCCTTACCATCACAG GTTTCAGCGTTTTTGTGTTTCAATCTTCTTTATACCCATCTGTGGAGAGGATATTTGGACCTATAATGGTATCTCGTATTTGTGGG atattgtctatccCTCTGCTGGCAATGTATCCATTTTTGTCTCTGTTGTCAGGACCTGTCCTTCACATTGTAGCAACTCTTGCATCAGCCTTGAAGAATCTTCTCTCT GTCTCCATTATAACTGGTATGTTCATCATACAAAACAGAGCCGTG GGTCAACGCCAAAGAGGGGCTGCTAATGGCATTGCTATGACAGCAGTGTCTGTTTTCAAGGCAATTGGCCCAGCTGCAGGAGGTGCAAT ACTCTCTTGGTCACAGAAGCGTCAAAATGCATCTTTTCTCCCAG GTTCCCatatgattttcttcattctaAATGTGATCGAAGCCCTCGGAGCGTTGTTGACATTCAAACCATTTCTTGTtcaacatcaaacctaa
- the LOC111802677 gene encoding WAT1-related protein At5g07050 → MGKLSLSCWSSFVENSKPYFAMMSLQFGYAGMNIISKVSLSRGMSHYVLVVYRHAFATASIAPFAFFFERRGQPKITLKVFTQIFVLALLGPVIDQNFYYAGLKYTSPTFSCAMSNMLPAMTFVMAVIFRMEKLEMKKLRCQAKFLGTLVTVIGAMLMTLYKGPLIQMAWSKHSHVPTSSNDQASANKDWFKGSIFLIIATLAWSSLFVLQNQALKTYMNHQLTLTTLVCFMGTLQAIAVTVVAEHKASVWRIGWDMNLLAAAYAGIVTSSISYYVQGLVMKKRGPVFATAFSPLMMIIVAIMGSFILSEKIYLGGIIGSILIVFGLYSVLWGKHKENLETKSAVDDAHKLPQAIKLSSQPNNNNLNLEPNKLSNSLIISMPDPESPIKPNQNP, encoded by the exons ATGGGAAAGCTAAGCTTGAGCTGTTGGAGTAGCTTTGTTGAGAATTCAAAGCCTTACTTTGCCATGATGTCCTTACAATTTGGATATGCTGGCATGAACATCATCTCCAAAGTCTCTCTTAGTAGAGGGATGAGCCATTACGTTCTCGTCGTATATCGACACGCTTTCGCTACCGCTTCTATTGCTCCCTTCGCTTTCTTCTTCGAACG GAGAGGACAACCGAAGATAACTCTCAAAGTTTTCACTCAAATCTTCGTGTTGGCTTTGCTTGG CCCCGTTATCGATCAAAACTTCTATTATGCTGGATTGAAATACACTTCACCAACTTTCTCGTGTGCCATGAGCAACATGCTGCCTGCAATGACATTCGTGATGGCTGTGATCTTCAG GATGGAAAAATTAGAGATGAAGAAGCTGAGATGCCAAGCCAAGTTCTTGGGAACTTTAGTGACAGTGATAGGAGCTATGCTGATGACATTATACAAAGGCCCACTGATTCAAATGGCTTGGTCTAAACACTCTCATGTTCCCACAAGTTCTAATGATCAAGCTTCTGCCAATAAAGATTGGTTCAAAGGCTCAATTTTCCTCATTATTGCCACTCTTGCTTGGTCTTCTCTTTTCGTCTTGCAG AATCAAGCATTGAAGACATACATGAACCACCAGCTAACCCTCACCACACTAGTATGCTTTATGGGGACTTTACAAGCCATAGCTGTGACTGTAGTAGCCGAACACAAAGCTTCTGTTTGGAGAATTGGTTGGGACATGAACCTCCTTGCTGCCGCCTACGCC ggaATTGTGACGTCAAGTATTTCATATTATGTACAAGGGTTGGTGATGAAGAAGAGAGGACCTGTTTTTGCAACAGCATTTAGCCCTTTGATGATGATCATTGTAGCCATCATGGGCTCTTTCATCCTATCTGAAAAAATTTACCTTGGAGG AATAATAGGATCCATCTTGATAGTATTTGGATTATATTCAGTCCTATGGGGGAAGCATAAGGAGAATTTGGAGACCAAAAGTGCTGTTGATGATGCTCATAAATTACCACAAGCAATTAAGCTTTCTTCTcaaccaaataataataatctaaatCTCGAACCTAATAAGCTCTCGAATTCACTTATTATTTCCATGCCCGACCCTGAAAGCCCCATCAAGCCGAACCAAAACCCATGA
- the LOC111802618 gene encoding protein MIZU-KUSSEI 1-like gives MAEPRKFSSPALQSSPSPPPRPAISLQPSPKRSGFSKPTKLLRQIRTVFRTLPILSPACRFPINGSRLHDGHVHGGDRITGTIFGYRKSRVNLVFQESPRCLPILILELAIPTGKLLRDMGVGLVRLALECEKRPSEKRKILEEPIWTLYCNGKKSGYGVRRDPSEEDLKIMQTLNAVSMGAGVIPAEDVAETVDGDQLTYMRVDFERVTGSKDSETFYMINPESNNGGELSVFLVRI, from the coding sequence ATGGCTGAGCCGAGAAAATTCTCGTCGCCGGCGCTACAATCGTCTccgtcgccgccgccgcgGCCAGCAATTTCACTCCAACCATCTCCAAAACGATCAGGTTTTTCAAAACCTACAAAACTCCTCCGGCAAATCCGTACAGTTTTCCGTACGCTTCCGATACTGTCGCCGGCGTGCCGATTTCCGATCAACGGAAGTCGTCTCCACGACGGCCACGTCCATGGCGGCGATCGGATTACTGGAACGATCTTCGGATACCGGAAATCGCGAGTGAATCTCGTGTTTCAAGAAAGCCCTAGGTGCCTgccgattttaattttggaattgGCGATTCCGACGGGGAAACTCCTCCGGGACATGGGGGTAGGTCTTGTCAGGCTCGCCTTGGAGTGCGAGAAGCGGCCGTCGGAGAAGAGGAAGATTCTGGAGGAGCCGATTTGGACATTGTACTGTAATGGTAAGAAATCGGGATATGGAGTTCGGCGAGATCCGTCGGAGGAGGATCTGAAGATTATGCAGACTTTGAACGCGGTGTCCATGGGCGCCGGGGTGATTCCGGCGGAGGATGTGGCGGAGACGGTGGACGGCGATCAATTGACGTATATGAGAGTGGATTTTGAGCGAGTGACTGGATCGAAGGACTCGGAGACGTTCTATATGATAAATCCTGAGAGCAATAATGGCGGTGAATTAAGCGTCTTCTTGGTTAGAATTTga